One region of Pogoniulus pusillus isolate bPogPus1 chromosome 19, bPogPus1.pri, whole genome shotgun sequence genomic DNA includes:
- the LOC135183815 gene encoding V-set and immunoglobulin domain-containing protein 4-like → MGEAVWIVVFTMAFTCCSAFLDLSGVHEMKVMWMGSTMVPCSYVPSEGFMQQTLSWSLERDHSSSTIFRRDSSGDHVLLSRFRDRISVPKDSPGNASLLIESLEITDSGHYTCQITWISENNSLVTKEVTTTVKVLKVAATKPIIRAGELGLRVPAGARTSLTCEASGSPPISYRWFRSTPEGKALFLSSQAELAWDNLHPSDSGRYYCEATNRAGAGAVQQSDAVELTVTTGAPRAAHPSHLYALAAALGVAVLGALLAAILCRWRRRRRQDKADSIYQVCFHSTADVTRLEADVEVPAKCPLTETNPKAATSNDSPTIKDNSHNGTCIRKSSEYENLLTAMESEYEIEFSGVPALPN, encoded by the exons ATGGGAGAAGCTGTGTGGATAGTGGTCTTCACGATGGCTTTCACCTGCTGCAGTg ccttcctggacctGTCTGGTGTCCACGAGATGAAGGTCATGTGGATGGGCTCCACCATGGTGCCATGTAGCTACGTGCCCTCAGAAGGTTTCATGCAGCAAACGCtcagctggagcctggagcgAGACCACAGCAGCTCAACCATCTTTCGGAGGGACAGTTCTGGTGACCACGTTTTGCTCTCCCGCTTCCGAGACCGCATCAGTGTCCCAAAGGACAGCCCTGGGAACGCCTCACTGCTGATTGAGAGCCTTGAAATCACTGACAGTGGACACTACACCTGTCAAATCACCTGGATTTCTGAAAATAACAGCTTGGTAACAAAGGAGGTGACCACTACAGTTAAAGTTCTCAAAG TTGCAGCTACCAAGCCCATCATCAGGGCCggtgagctggggctgagggtcccagcaggagccaggaCCAGCCTGACCTGTGAGGCCAGTGGCTCCCCCCCCATCAGCTACCGCTGGTTCAGGAGCACCCCAGAGGGCAAAGCCCTGTTCCTCAGCAGCCAAGCTGAGCTGGCATGGGACAACCTGCATCCCTCTGACTCCGGGAGGTACTACTGTGAGGCAACAAACAGAGCTGGGGCCGGAGCCGTGCAGCAGAGTGATGCTGTGGAGCTGACTGTGACAACAG GTGCTCCGCGGGCCGCGCACCCCTCGCACCTCTACGCGCTGGCGGCCGCGCTGGGCGTGGCGGTGCTGGGCGCGCTCCTGGCCGCGATCCTCTgccggtggcggcggcggcggcgacaGGACAAGGCGG ATTCGATCTATCAAGTCTGTTT ccacagcactgcagatgtcaCCAGACTGGAGGCTGATGTGGAAGTCCCTGCTAAGTGCCCACTCACAGAGACAAACCCTAAGGCTGCAACATCCAATGACTCTCCCACCATTAAAGACAACAGCCACAATGGCacatgcatcaggaaaagttcTGAGTACGAGAACCTTCTGACTGCAATGGAATCAGAATATGAAATAGAATTTAGTGGAGTACCAGCTCTTCCAAACTAG